In Streptosporangiales bacterium, a genomic segment contains:
- a CDS encoding cyclic nucleotide-binding domain-containing protein → MSVDDLRQLSLFDGTGDEQLAEFLAAGTAVPFVPGDVLFVENQHADFWWVLVAGSIELVRNVRGEETRLGVMGEPGQWSGGFRAWDEHGVYLATGRASTSGRILQVPSQDLRRIWAGRFPLGLYLTEGVSRSARNFENLARQKEALVALGTLAAGLAHELNNPAAAATRAVDALGQACDEMLSALRRLAAASIGADQFTVLDELRREVGPKATGADALATADREAALSTWLSRHGVAREWEIAAALAAAQVDVAWCERTNEALGDTALEPGLEWVASTLSVAGLLGEVKESTRRISELVGAVKSYSQLDRASMQQTDVTEGLDSTLAMLAHRIPPAVTVVREYDSDVPRIEALAAELNQVWTNLVSNALDAMVDQGTLRVSTRMDKDAVVVEVGDTGPGMSAETRDHAFDPFFTTKGVGEGTGLGLDISRRIVDRHNGGIAIETRPGETVLRVSLPPYRSATR, encoded by the coding sequence ATGAGCGTCGACGATCTGCGCCAGCTCAGCCTGTTCGACGGTACCGGCGACGAGCAGCTGGCCGAGTTCCTCGCCGCCGGTACCGCGGTTCCGTTCGTGCCGGGAGACGTGCTCTTCGTGGAGAACCAGCACGCCGACTTCTGGTGGGTCCTCGTGGCGGGCAGCATCGAGCTGGTACGCAACGTCCGGGGCGAGGAGACCCGACTCGGCGTGATGGGCGAACCCGGGCAGTGGTCCGGCGGATTCCGTGCCTGGGACGAGCACGGGGTCTACCTGGCGACGGGTCGGGCCTCGACCAGTGGCCGCATCCTCCAGGTGCCGTCCCAGGACCTGCGCAGGATCTGGGCCGGCCGGTTCCCACTCGGTCTCTACCTGACCGAAGGAGTCTCCCGCTCCGCGCGCAACTTCGAGAACCTGGCACGGCAGAAGGAAGCGCTTGTCGCCCTGGGCACGCTCGCGGCCGGGCTTGCGCACGAGCTGAATAATCCCGCCGCCGCGGCCACGCGAGCCGTCGACGCCCTCGGTCAAGCCTGCGACGAGATGCTGTCCGCCCTCCGGCGGTTGGCGGCGGCCTCGATCGGCGCGGACCAGTTCACGGTGTTGGACGAGCTGCGCCGCGAGGTCGGGCCGAAAGCCACCGGGGCGGACGCGCTGGCCACCGCGGACCGCGAGGCCGCCCTCTCCACCTGGCTGTCCCGCCACGGGGTCGCACGCGAGTGGGAGATCGCCGCCGCACTCGCCGCCGCCCAGGTGGACGTCGCCTGGTGCGAGCGAACGAACGAGGCCCTGGGTGACACCGCGCTCGAGCCCGGCCTGGAATGGGTGGCGAGCACCCTGTCCGTTGCGGGCCTGCTCGGGGAGGTCAAGGAATCCACCCGTCGTATCTCGGAGCTGGTGGGAGCGGTCAAGTCGTATTCACAGCTCGATCGGGCGTCGATGCAGCAGACCGACGTCACCGAGGGCCTCGACAGCACCCTGGCGATGCTGGCCCACCGGATTCCCCCTGCGGTGACCGTAGTACGGGAGTACGACAGCGACGTACCACGTATCGAGGCGCTCGCGGCCGAGCTCAACCAGGTCTGGACCAACCTGGTCAGCAACGCCCTCGACGCGATGGTCGACCAGGGGACGCTGCGCGTGTCGACCCGGATGGACAAGGACGCGGTGGTGGTGGAGGTCGGCGACACCGGCCCGGGAATGTCCGCCGAGACGAGGGATCACGCCTTCGACCCCTTCTTCACGACCAAGGGCGTCGGCGAGGGCACCGGCCTCGGGCTGGACATCTCCCGCCGCATCGTCGACCGGCACAACGGCGGCATCGCCATCGAAACCCGTCCGGGCGAAACGGTGCTCAGGGTGAGCCTCCCGCCGTACCGTTCA